The Glycine soja cultivar W05 chromosome 6, ASM419377v2, whole genome shotgun sequence genome has a window encoding:
- the LOC114415429 gene encoding F-box protein 7 isoform X2 has product MASASDFALAVSSELESVLRLKTVNYFVTRRPWLDLYGVNVRPVAPVGSASRRPYVDPALIHRSLPDELLFEVFARMTPYDLGKASCVCRKWKYTIRNPVFWRNACLKAWQLFGIVENYKILQSKYDGSWRKMWLLRPRLRTDGLYVSRNTYIRAGVAEWKITNPVHVVCYFRYLRFFPSGRFLYKNSSQKIKDVAKCMNFRSSKIDCVFGGHYTLSDDKVEAAVLYPGMRPTVLRIRLRLRGTTTGANNRMDLISLVTSGVNSSEASAPEEDILGVVEGWQDDETHNPDVPAVSHKRGMTPFVFVPFEEVETSVLNLPVEKMDYFVPG; this is encoded by the exons ATGGCTTCTGCTTCAG ATTTTGCGTTAGCGGTTTCTTCTGAACTCGAGTCAGTTTTGAGGCTGAAGACTGTTAACTACTTTGTTACGAGGAGGCCATGGCTCG ATCTTTATGGAGTTAACGTGAGACCTGTTGCGCCTGTTGGGAGTGCAAGTAGGAGGCCTTACGTGGATCCTGCACTTATACATCGTTCCTTACCTGATGAGCTGCTTTTTGAG GTTTTTGCTCGAATGACTCCATATGATTTGGGGAAGGCATCTTGTGTTTGTCGAAAATGGAAGTACACAATTCGTAACCCTGTATTTTGGCGCAATGCATGCTTGAAGGCTTGGCAG CTATTTGGAATTGTAGAAAACTATAAGATACTTCAATCAAAATATGATGGCTCATGGCGGAAAATGTGGCTGTTACGACCAAGGTTGCGGACTGATG GTCTTTATGTGAGTAGAAATACTTACATTCGAGCTGGAGTTGCTGAGTGGAAAATCACTAATCCCGTACATGTG GTCTGCTATTTCCGATACTTGAGATTTTTTCCATCTGGGCGATTCCTTTACAAG AATTCATCTCAGAAGATCAAGGATGTGGCAAAGTGCATGAATTTCCGATCATCTAAAATAGACTGTGTTTTTGGTGGCCACTACACATTGTCAGATGACAAG GTTGAAGCTGCAGTCTTGTATCCAGGCATGCGACCCACTGTTTTGAGGATACGTTTAAG GTTAAGGGGAACAACAACAGGGGCTAACAATCGGATGGATTTGATCTCACTTGTCACTAGTGGTGTAAACAGTAGTGAGGCAAGTGCACCCGAGGAGGACATTCTTGGAGTTGTTGAAGGATGGCAGGATGATGAAACACACAACCCAGATGTACCAGCTGTCTCACATAAGAGGGGCATGACTCCCTTTGTCTTTGTTCCATTTGAAGAG GTGGAGACATCTGTTCTGAATCTTCCGGTGGAGAAGATGGATTATTTTGTACCTGGTTGA
- the LOC114415429 gene encoding F-box protein 7 isoform X1 — protein MASASGTDFALAVSSELESVLRLKTVNYFVTRRPWLDLYGVNVRPVAPVGSASRRPYVDPALIHRSLPDELLFEVFARMTPYDLGKASCVCRKWKYTIRNPVFWRNACLKAWQLFGIVENYKILQSKYDGSWRKMWLLRPRLRTDGLYVSRNTYIRAGVAEWKITNPVHVVCYFRYLRFFPSGRFLYKNSSQKIKDVAKCMNFRSSKIDCVFGGHYTLSDDKVEAAVLYPGMRPTVLRIRLRLRGTTTGANNRMDLISLVTSGVNSSEASAPEEDILGVVEGWQDDETHNPDVPAVSHKRGMTPFVFVPFEEVETSVLNLPVEKMDYFVPG, from the exons ATGGCTTCTGCTTCAGGTACAG ATTTTGCGTTAGCGGTTTCTTCTGAACTCGAGTCAGTTTTGAGGCTGAAGACTGTTAACTACTTTGTTACGAGGAGGCCATGGCTCG ATCTTTATGGAGTTAACGTGAGACCTGTTGCGCCTGTTGGGAGTGCAAGTAGGAGGCCTTACGTGGATCCTGCACTTATACATCGTTCCTTACCTGATGAGCTGCTTTTTGAG GTTTTTGCTCGAATGACTCCATATGATTTGGGGAAGGCATCTTGTGTTTGTCGAAAATGGAAGTACACAATTCGTAACCCTGTATTTTGGCGCAATGCATGCTTGAAGGCTTGGCAG CTATTTGGAATTGTAGAAAACTATAAGATACTTCAATCAAAATATGATGGCTCATGGCGGAAAATGTGGCTGTTACGACCAAGGTTGCGGACTGATG GTCTTTATGTGAGTAGAAATACTTACATTCGAGCTGGAGTTGCTGAGTGGAAAATCACTAATCCCGTACATGTG GTCTGCTATTTCCGATACTTGAGATTTTTTCCATCTGGGCGATTCCTTTACAAG AATTCATCTCAGAAGATCAAGGATGTGGCAAAGTGCATGAATTTCCGATCATCTAAAATAGACTGTGTTTTTGGTGGCCACTACACATTGTCAGATGACAAG GTTGAAGCTGCAGTCTTGTATCCAGGCATGCGACCCACTGTTTTGAGGATACGTTTAAG GTTAAGGGGAACAACAACAGGGGCTAACAATCGGATGGATTTGATCTCACTTGTCACTAGTGGTGTAAACAGTAGTGAGGCAAGTGCACCCGAGGAGGACATTCTTGGAGTTGTTGAAGGATGGCAGGATGATGAAACACACAACCCAGATGTACCAGCTGTCTCACATAAGAGGGGCATGACTCCCTTTGTCTTTGTTCCATTTGAAGAG GTGGAGACATCTGTTCTGAATCTTCCGGTGGAGAAGATGGATTATTTTGTACCTGGTTGA
- the LOC114415432 gene encoding BTB/POZ domain-containing protein At1g21780-like: protein MGDRVETLARLAQWKIDNFGLCSYKKSDPFKVGIWNWYFSIVRNRYLYIHLFPEPSQVLKDNPPFARFILRVSNAGSSRSFHISPVQEKLLRTHDDFVWPVDTTFVGRFIIDVEFLDLKICPPNGGETSPVWPSDGNSQSIAFQSSILRCLSRMLDEAIHADLTIMTADGSTLRAHKAVLSASSPVFQSMFHHNLKEKESSTIHIEDMSLESCTALLSYLYGAIKQEDFWKHRLALLGAANKYDIGSLKDICEESLLEDLSTGNVLEMLNEAWLYQLHKLKKGCLVFLFQFGKIHDIKDEINNFFQHADRELMLEMFQEVLSISNPI from the exons ATGGGCGATAGGGTGGAAACGCTTGCCAGATTAGCCCAGTGGAAAATCGACAACTTCGGACTTTGTTCCTACAAAAAATCTGACCCCTTCAAGGTCGGAATCTGGAACTG GTACTTTTCAATAGTGAGGAATAGGTACCTCTACATACATCTTTTTCCAGAACCTTCGCAGGTTTTGAAGGATAACCCACCCTTTGCTCGATTCATTCTTCGAGTCTCCAATGCCGGATCATCCCGCAGCTTTCATATTTCCCCTG TTCAAGAAAAGCTGCTTAGGACACATGACGACTTTGTCTGGCCTGTGGATACAACTTTTGTTGGTCGCTTCATCATTGATGTTGAGTTTCTAGACCTAAAGATATGCCCTCCTAAT GGTGGAGAAACTAGTCCTGTATGGCCATCTGATGGAAATTCTCAATCCATTGCATTTCAAAGTAGCATTCTTCGTTGCCTCTCTCGTATGCTTGATGAGGCTATACATGCTGACCTAACTATCATGACAGCCGATGGAAGCACGTTGAGAGCTCATAAGGCAGTTCTCTCAGCAAGTTCCCCAGTGTTCCAGAGCATGTTTCATCACAACCTGAAGGAAAAAGAGTCCTCCACGATCCATATAGAAGACATGTCACTCGAGTCCTGCACGGCTCTTCTAAGTTACTTGTATGGAGCAATCAAGCAAGAAGATTTCTGGAAACACCGGCTTGCATTGCTTGGAGCTGCTAATAAATATGACATTGGAAGTCTCAAAGACATCTGTGAGGAAAGCCTCCTGGAAGATCTCAGCACAGGAAATGTTCTTGAGATGCTAAATGAGGCTTGGCTTTATCAATTGCACAAGTTAAAGAAAGGATGTTTGGTGTTCTTATTTCAATTTGGTAAGATACATGATATTAaagatgaaataaataattttttccagCATGCAGATAGGGAGCTAATGCTGGAGATGTTTCAGGAGGTGCTTTCAATTTCGAACCCGATATAG